The following proteins are encoded in a genomic region of Sulfurihydrogenibium sp.:
- a CDS encoding DDE-type integrase/transposase/recombinase, whose protein sequence is MRKKIGTSTYIQRINTLERKLLKQVKELDDVMQKHPEIIFRLQVVEFALKHSVKLAVEAFGVSKSTIYRWIKNYKSSNNNPLSLKNRYVSKKGMKLEKLQKITEKHKQLVLEIRKKHPKLGKEKIKVLLDELCKQHNIPTISASSIGNIIKMLKDERKLNHDYARQRITINGRTGKLMVKEDKKKTKKDRYKDKKPTKPGELVQIDTKHEYVNGRKVYIFVAKDVKTRMSFTFAYDRLNSKNAKDFLEKLINVMPFEIKGIQTDNGSEFLGEFTKALKKKDIKHYFNYPRYPKGQAYVERMKDITRRVCDVL, encoded by the coding sequence ATGAGAAAGAAAATAGGAACATCTACCTACATTCAGAGAATTAATACACTTGAAAGAAAGCTTTTAAAACAGGTAAAAGAATTAGATGATGTTATGCAAAAACATCCAGAAATAATCTTTAGATTACAAGTTGTAGAATTTGCTTTAAAACACTCAGTAAAACTTGCAGTGGAAGCTTTTGGTGTATCAAAATCTACCATATACAGATGGATTAAAAATTATAAAAGCAGTAATAACAATCCTTTATCTTTAAAAAATCGTTATGTATCAAAAAAAGGAATGAAATTAGAAAAATTACAAAAAATAACAGAAAAACATAAACAGTTAGTTTTAGAAATCAGGAAAAAACACCCTAAGCTTGGAAAAGAAAAAATAAAGGTTTTACTTGATGAGCTTTGTAAGCAGCACAATATTCCTACAATATCTGCAAGTTCCATAGGAAATATAATAAAGATGCTTAAAGATGAAAGGAAGTTAAATCATGATTATGCCAGGCAAAGAATCACAATCAATGGAAGAACTGGAAAGCTAATGGTGAAAGAAGATAAAAAGAAAACAAAGAAAGATAGATATAAAGACAAAAAACCAACAAAACCAGGAGAATTGGTACAAATAGATACTAAGCATGAATATGTAAATGGTAGAAAAGTTTATATCTTTGTAGCCAAAGATGTAAAAACAAGAATGTCCTTTACTTTTGCATATGACAGGCTAAATAGTAAAAATGCAAAAGACTTTTTAGAGAAATTAATAAACGTAATGCCATTTGAGATAAAAGGTATACAGACAGATAACGGAAGTGAATTCTTAGGTGAGTTTACCAAAGCATTAAAGAAAAAAGATATAAAACATTATTTTAACTATCCAAGATATCCAAAAGGACAAGCATATGTAGAGAGAATGAAGGACATTACAAGAAGAGTTTGTGATGTACTATGA
- a CDS encoding integrase core domain-containing protein has protein sequence MYYEDYVEDIYEFNKKMLQYMLWYNTERPHHSLNKKSPLQYFCDIMNSRKSEFSQTGITYTSN, from the coding sequence ATGTACTATGAAGATTATGTAGAAGATATTTACGAGTTTAATAAAAAGATGTTGCAATATATGCTATGGTATAACACAGAAAGACCTCATCATAGTTTGAACAAAAAATCACCTTTACAATACTTTTGTGATATTATGAATTCAAGAAAATCGGAATTTTCCCAAACCGGTATAACCTATACATCTAATTGA
- a CDS encoding C4-type zinc ribbon domain-containing protein, giving the protein MDSVTASKLLNLQELDNQIENINSELEKIPAEIEKLQKEIESLKIKHDQLIHRKKELEFQKKEKELDIQTFQDRIAKLEIALNKVKSNEEYKALLREKAQAEENIIHLEDEILQLMAEIENLAKEINEFERIKEEKIKELENEIKALNSKKTQLEEELNKLINQRQELIKTIKPQALNQYENIKKRVKNKVIAIVEDQVCTGCYMVIPPKIFTELLKSEKLFTCPNCGRYLFYESK; this is encoded by the coding sequence ATGGATAGCGTTACAGCATCAAAATTATTAAACCTCCAAGAACTTGATAACCAGATAGAAAACATAAATTCAGAATTAGAAAAAATTCCGGCAGAAATAGAAAAACTTCAAAAAGAAATTGAATCTTTGAAAATTAAGCATGACCAACTTATCCATAGAAAAAAAGAGTTAGAGTTTCAAAAAAAAGAAAAAGAATTAGACATTCAAACATTTCAAGACAGAATAGCAAAGCTTGAAATAGCTTTAAACAAAGTAAAAAGTAATGAAGAGTATAAAGCCCTGCTGAGAGAAAAAGCTCAAGCTGAAGAAAATATCATCCATTTAGAAGATGAAATTCTTCAATTAATGGCAGAGATAGAAAATTTAGCAAAAGAGATTAATGAGTTTGAAAGGATTAAAGAAGAAAAAATCAAAGAATTAGAAAATGAAATTAAAGCTCTAAATTCCAAAAAAACTCAATTAGAAGAAGAGCTTAATAAACTCATCAACCAAAGACAAGAATTAATCAAAACCATAAAACCACAAGCTTTAAACCAGTACGAGAATATCAAGAAAAGAGTAAAAAATAAAGTCATAGCGATAGTTGAAGACCAAGTATGTACCGGCTGTTATATGGTAATCCCGCCAAAAATATTTACAGAACTTTTAAAGTCAGAAAAATTATTTACTTGTCCTAACTGTGGCAGATATCTATTTTACGAGTCTAAATAA
- the mtnP gene encoding S-methyl-5'-thioadenosine phosphorylase translates to MLGVIGGSGLYQIDGIEILDEIAIKTPFGEPSDKYIITQYKGRKIVFLPRHGKGHKYPPQLINFRANIWGFRKLGVDKILSISAVGGINPNLNPGDFVISDQFIDFTKSRVQTFYEGIYSKNDDTEIKDEVFEFLNSKRVVHIDVTDPFCPEMRDVLIKVCDKNNFPFHQKGVYAATEGPRLETSAEIKFLKLIGADIVGMTLVPEIVLARELKMHFASISVVTNLAAGISQNRLTSDEVVEMMKEKNEQIKTVVLNFIENLPERFNCECENVLKGAAI, encoded by the coding sequence ATGTTAGGGGTAATAGGTGGTAGCGGACTTTACCAAATTGATGGAATTGAAATCTTAGATGAGATAGCAATAAAAACGCCTTTTGGAGAACCATCAGATAAATATATCATTACTCAATACAAGGGTAGAAAAATAGTTTTTTTGCCAAGACATGGAAAAGGTCATAAATATCCACCCCAATTGATAAATTTTAGAGCTAATATATGGGGGTTTAGAAAGCTGGGAGTGGATAAAATTTTATCCATCTCTGCGGTTGGTGGAATTAATCCTAATTTAAACCCCGGGGATTTTGTAATATCTGACCAATTTATTGACTTTACTAAGTCAAGAGTTCAAACTTTTTATGAAGGTATTTACTCAAAAAATGACGATACTGAAATAAAGGACGAAGTTTTTGAATTTTTAAACAGTAAAAGAGTTGTTCATATAGATGTAACAGACCCTTTTTGCCCGGAAATGAGAGATGTTTTAATAAAAGTGTGCGATAAAAATAACTTTCCTTTTCATCAAAAAGGTGTTTATGCAGCCACGGAAGGACCAAGACTTGAAACATCAGCTGAAATAAAATTTTTAAAATTAATTGGTGCTGATATAGTTGGGATGACCCTTGTGCCGGAGATTGTTCTTGCAAGAGAGTTAAAAATGCATTTTGCTTCTATCAGCGTTGTGACGAACCTTGCAGCAGGTATATCACAAAATAGATTAACATCTGACGAAGTTGTGGAAATGATGAAAGAAAAAAATGAGCAGATAAAAACTGTCGTGTTAAATTTTATAGAAAACCTTCCAGAAAGATTTAATTGTGAATGTGAAAATGTGCTAAAAGGAGCTGCTATTTAG